The Liquorilactobacillus nagelii DSM 13675 DNA window TCTGCAAGAACTGTCAAATAAATATGATATACAGTTCAAGTTCGACAAGCATGGATCCTTCAGATTGTTTGGAGTCAAGATTATTCAAACTTTTACCGGAAGTATAGCTGGTTTAGGTGCAATCCGTGGTAGTACTGCATTTGGTGCATATGTCAACGAAGCTAGTCTTGCTAATGAAGAAGTGTTTAATGAAATCCTTAATCGTTGTTCAGCGCCAAATGCTCGCATTATCTGTGATACTAACCCGGATGTTCCAACTCATTACTTGAAAGCTGATTATATCGACAACAAAGATAAAAAAGCAGGGATTGTCAGTTATCATTTTACGATTGATGATAATACTTTTTTGCCAGCAGAGTACGTTCAGCATATGAAAGCCGGAACACCAAGCGGTATGTTTTATGATCGCAGTATTTTAGGTTTGTGGGTATCTGGTGAAGGCATGGTGTACAAAGACTTTGACAAAGACACTATGATTATTCCCCGTTCAAAATTGCCAGAAAACTTAACTTACTATTGTGGAGTTGACTGGGGATATGAGCATAAAGGGACAATCGTAGTTATGGCTGATGATGACCAAGGCAACACTTACTTAGTCGAGGAACATACAAAGCAGTACGAAGAAATAGACTACTGGGTTAGAGTTGCTAAGGAGATTCAAAGCCGATACGGTAGCAGAATTAAGTTCTTTGCTGATTCGGCAAGGCCTGAGCATGTAGCACGTTTCAGACGTGAGAATCTTAATGTATTTAACGCAAATAAAAGTGTATTAAGCGGTATTGAGTCAGTTGCAAAACTGATGAAAGAACACC harbors:
- a CDS encoding PBSX family phage terminase large subunit; translated protein: MLTDLYTPKQIEVMKTVLSRNDWRLLINYGAVRSGKTVIDNDAFLMELRRVRKLADQLEVKEPMYILAGYSSKSLQNNVLQELSNKYDIQFKFDKHGSFRLFGVKIIQTFTGSIAGLGAIRGSTAFGAYVNEASLANEEVFNEILNRCSAPNARIICDTNPDVPTHYLKADYIDNKDKKAGIVSYHFTIDDNTFLPAEYVQHMKAGTPSGMFYDRSILGLWVSGEGMVYKDFDKDTMIIPRSKLPENLTYYCGVDWGYEHKGTIVVMADDDQGNTYLVEEHTKQYEEIDYWVRVAKEIQSRYGSRIKFFADSARPEHVARFRRENLNVFNANKSVLSGIESVAKLMKEHRFFVVKESIDKFLEEIYQYIWDEKTGMPVKANDDVQDAVRYAVHSQHNELNKAKAVVKPSWLRR